GCCCACGGGTGCCGGCGCCGGATGTGAAGTCGCTGATCGCGACGCGACGCGACGGTGCTGCGGACCCCTCAACGCCCTGAGCATCAGGCCGACGCCGTCAAGCCCGGGCCACCCGCCGGGCGCCCGTCAGCCCGCGCTGCGGCGATGCGATTGGCGCATCACCAGCGTGCCGGGCGCCATCAGAGAACCCAGCGAGTCCGCATCCGGGTCGAGGATGCGGCGCAGCGCCTCGCTGACGAGGTATTCGATCGGCTGGCGGAAGGTGGTGAGCTCGTAGCTGGGCGAGCTGCCGAGCTCGATGTCGTCGAAGCCGACGATGGCGATCTTGCGCTGCGAGTGGGTCGCCACCAGCGCATCCATCGCGCCGATGGCCAGGATGTCGTTTTCGCAGAACAGCGCCTCGATGCGCTCGCCGCGAGGCGTCGCCTCGAGATAGCGCTGCAGCGTCTGCAGGCCTTCGCTGCGGCGATAGTGGCTGGCTTCGAGCACCAGAGACAGCGGCGTGCCGGCCTCTTTCAAGCGGTCGCGAAAGCCCTCCATGCGCCGCAGCTCGGTGCGCTCGGACATCGGGCCGGCCATGTAGCCGATCCGGCGGTAGCCCTCGCTCAGGAACAGGTCGGCGATCTCGCCGCCCGCCACGTAGCCGTCGGTGCTGACGTAGCGGATGTCGGCCTCGCCGCTGTTGCGCAGGATCACGACCAGCGGGATGTGCTTGATGCGCTGCGCCAGCTCGATCAGGTCACGCTTGAGCGTGGTGCCGAGAAACACGATGCCGTCGACCTGGAACTGGTCCGCCAGGTTCACCGCTTCGGCCGGGCCGTATTCGGCGCTGAGGTTGAGCAGCAGGGTGCTGTAGCCACGCGCCTGCATCTGCCGGGTGGCCTCGTTGAGCACGCGCAACTGGTTGAAGTTGCCCAGTTCGTCGACCACCAGCGCGATCAGCCGGGTGCTGCGCGTGGACAGGCTGCGCGCCAGCAGATTGGGCGTGTAGCCCATCTCGGCGGCGATCTGGCGAATGCGCTCACGCACCTTGGGTGCGACCGTGCCGCCATCGGTGAAGGCGCGCGACACGGTCCACTTGGAAACCCCCGCTCGCTCTGCCACGTCCTTGGCCGTGACTTTCTTGATGCGCGGATCGGAGGGCGGCTGCATGGCGGGGGACATCCTTCATTCGGTCGGATCGGGGAGAGCCGGTTATTGTGAATCGTGCGCAAGCCCTCCTTGCGACCGGTCCCGGCCCCGATCCGCCGGCTCAGATGGTTCCGCCCAGCGAGCCCTCCAGCGTCGCCAGTTCCTGTCCCCCGGCCATCAGGTCTTGCAACTCCTCGGCGCGGATGTGGCCACGAGCGGCGGTGCCCAGCGTGCGGCCGCGGTTGATCACGGTGAAGCGATCACCCACGGCCATGGCATGGCGGACGTTGTGCGTGATGAAGACCACGCCGACGCCCTGCTTGCGCACGCGGTCGATGGTGGCCAGCACGTTGGCAGTCTGGCGCACGCCCAGTGCCGAGGTCGGCTCGTCGAGGATCAGCACCTTGGCACCGAAGTAGACCGCGCGGGCGATCGCCACCGTCTGGCGCTCGCCGCCCGACAGCGTGCCCACCGCCTGGTCGGGCTCGCGCAGCCGGATGCCCATCTTGGTCATCTCGGCCATCGTCACGTCGTTGGCATGCTGGACGTCGAAGCGCATGAACGGCCCCCAGCCCTTGGTGGGCTCGCGGCCCATCCAGAAATTGCGCGTCACCGACATCAGCGGAATCATCGCCAGGTCCTGGAACACGGTCGCGATGCCGGCGTTCATGGCCGCGCGCGGGCTGTCGAAAGTGACAGGCTGGCCGTTGACCAGCATCTGCCCCTTCGACGGCGCATGCACGCCCGACATGGTCTTGATGAAGGTCGACTTGCCGGCGCCGTTGTCGCCCAGCAGGCAGTGGCATTCACCGGACTGCACGCTGAACGAGACCCCGGCCAGCGCGATGATGTTGCCGTAGTGCTTCTCGATGTCGCGCATCTCGACCAGGGGTTGCGCCTGGCTTGTCTGTTGAGTGGTGCCCATGTCAACGCTCCCCGGTCACGCGCTTGCGGATGATGTTGTTGAACAGCAC
This portion of the Leptothrix cholodnii SP-6 genome encodes:
- a CDS encoding ATP-binding cassette domain-containing protein, whose translation is MGTTQQTSQAQPLVEMRDIEKHYGNIIALAGVSFSVQSGECHCLLGDNGAGKSTFIKTMSGVHAPSKGQMLVNGQPVTFDSPRAAMNAGIATVFQDLAMIPLMSVTRNFWMGREPTKGWGPFMRFDVQHANDVTMAEMTKMGIRLREPDQAVGTLSGGERQTVAIARAVYFGAKVLILDEPTSALGVRQTANVLATIDRVRKQGVGVVFITHNVRHAMAVGDRFTVINRGRTLGTAARGHIRAEELQDLMAGGQELATLEGSLGGTI
- a CDS encoding LacI family DNA-binding transcriptional regulator, giving the protein MQPPSDPRIKKVTAKDVAERAGVSKWTVSRAFTDGGTVAPKVRERIRQIAAEMGYTPNLLARSLSTRSTRLIALVVDELGNFNQLRVLNEATRQMQARGYSTLLLNLSAEYGPAEAVNLADQFQVDGIVFLGTTLKRDLIELAQRIKHIPLVVILRNSGEADIRYVSTDGYVAGGEIADLFLSEGYRRIGYMAGPMSERTELRRMEGFRDRLKEAGTPLSLVLEASHYRRSEGLQTLQRYLEATPRGERIEALFCENDILAIGAMDALVATHSQRKIAIVGFDDIELGSSPSYELTTFRQPIEYLVSEALRRILDPDADSLGSLMAPGTLVMRQSHRRSAG